From Pirellulaceae bacterium:
AGCTGCGGCCAATGTACTCCGTGCCGAGAGGGAACTTCCTGGGCGCTGAAAATGCTGGAACGCATTCGCGCTGGTCGAGGTCGCCTGAAGGATCTCGAACTGTTGCTGGAAATCGGCGATTCCATTGGGATCATGCCAGGAACCACCATCTGTGGTCTCGCCGATGGGGCTGCTTGGCCTCTGAAGAATGCAATTCGGAAATTTCGCGATGAATTCGAGGAGTACATCAAACGCACGAATCCAAGCGGATTCGCACGGACCGAACCGGTTCCTGCCTTAGATCTGGGTATCGCCCACTAGAGAGAAAGTGCCGTATCAATGGCAAAGGTTTACATCAACGGCGAAGAGCTGGAAATTGGTGCCGAAGAACGTCTCAACGGTATACAGGCTGCTGAGCGAATGGGGGTTGAGGTACCGCATTATTGTTGGCATCCGGGGTTGTCGGTCGTGGCCAGTTGCCGCATGTGTCTCGTTGAGACGGGCCGGCTCGATGCTGAATCGGGCGAAATATCGATGATGCCCAAACTCGTGCCTGCTTGCCAAACTCCGGCGACTGACGGAGCTGTCTTTGTCACCGACAGTGACAAAGTGACAGCCGCTCGTGAAATGGTCGAAGAAGATTTGTTGATTCGGCATCCGATCGATTGTCCGATCTGCGATAAGGCGGGCGAGTGTCACCTGCAGGATTATCACTTCCAACACGGTCGTCCCGAAAGACGGGCGGATATCAAGCCATTTACAAGTCGGCGTCGACCTATGGGGGACACGGTCACACTGTTCGTCGATCGGTGTGTGATGTGTAGTCGTTGTGTACGCTTTACACGTGAAATATCCGGTACCAAAGAGTTGATGATTGTGGATCGCGGTGCTCACGAGGAAATCGACGTGTTTCCTGGCTTTCCACTCGACAACAAGCTTTCTGGCAATGTGGTCGACCTGTGTCCCGTCGGTGCCTTGGGGGATCGCGACTTTCTATATTCTCAACGTGTTTGGTTTATGAAGCCGCATGATTCTGTTTGCGGCGGCTGTTCAACAGGCTGTTCCATTCACGTCGAAGAGAATCAGGATCAGGTTTATCGGCTCAAACCAAGAGAAAACCCCCACATCAACCAATGGTGGATGTGTGACGATGGCCGATATGGTTTTAAACACGTCCACAGCGAAAATCGGGTGACTCAGCCGCGTCGTAAAACGACGGCAGGCTATGTCGATGTTCAATGGAGTGATCTGCCCGAGGAGTTGGATAAGGTGTTACGAGACGCAGGTCGTTTGGCCGCCGTTGTTTCACCGCATTTGACCGTCGAAGAAGCCTATCTGCTCTGTTCCTATCTCAAGCAATTGGACCCCGAGGTCCTGCTTGCTGTCGGCCCGATTCCCCGCGTTGGCGAGGATGAATCTTTTCCGAATGGTTTTACCATTCGAGCAGAAAAATGTCCGAATCGTCGAGGTGTGGAGGCGATCGTCAGTCGGATGGCGGGAGGCCTGGTTTCATTTGAATCGCTTGCCGATAAACTAAATGAGCAATCGCCGGACGTGTTATGGGTGGCGGGAGCTTACCCCGCCGCCTGGATCGACGAGACGATGGCTGATCGGTTGACCGAGAATCGGCTAACCATCGTTCAGGATCTGTTTGAAACAGCTCTTTGGAGTCGGGCACACTATCAATTGCCAGCGGTGGCGTTTGCGGAGCGTCAAGGTTCCTACGTCAACGCGTGTGATCGTTTGCAGTCCTTTGACTGGGCGATTAGGCCCCCAGCGGGGGCGATGTCGGAAGGTCAATTGTTTTGGCGTTTACTAGGTCGGACCGGGCTGTTTAACGCGCGGAAGGTCATGGAAGAGATCGCTCGCGAAATCGCCTTTTTTGCTCCGGCGGCGGAGCCGGTCCCAGCCGTTGGTGTCGATCTGAAGGTCACTCAGCTGGCCGACGCGGAAAACTTAGGAGCCTCGGCATAGCGTGTTAGGCAATCCCCTGATCATGACGATCATCAAGACGTTTGTGGTACTCGGCGGTATCATGACCGCTGCGGCCTACTTCGTGCTGCTGGAGCGGCGCGTGGCAGCTTGGGTGCAGGACCGTCGCGGTCCGAATCGGGTGGGAATTCCGCTGACGAAAATTCGGCTGTTTGGACTCGGCCAACCGCTGGCAGACGGCCTCAAGATGATCTTAAAAGAAGAGTACTCGCCGGCGCAAGTCGATCGCCGACTCTTCATCTTGGCTCCGATTATCATCATGACGGCCGCACTCGCCGTCTACGCCGTCATTCCTTTTGGAAGTGTGCTACCGCCGATCCCAGCCCTGGGGATCGATCAACCGATTCAGTTGGTTGTTGCGCCGCAGTTGGATGTCGCGATCATTTATGTCTTCGCGCTGTCCAGCATTGCCGTTTACGGAGTTGTGTTGGGGGGATGGGCTAGCAATAGTAAATACAGCTTTCTGGGAGGCCTGCGGTCAAGTGCTCAAATGATCGCTTACGAGTTGCCCTTGGGTTTAGCGATTCTCGCCGTGGTCTTGTCGAGCAGTTCATTACGATTAGATGAGATCATCCGAGCCCAAACGGATGGAGTCTGGTTCGCGTTGGCACAACCGCTGGGATTTGTTGTGTTCGTCGTCGCGGCCTTTGCGGAAGCAGGCCGTTTACCGTTTGATCTGCCGGAAGCGGAACAAGAATTGGTCGGCGGCTACCACACCGAATATTCAGGGATGAAACTGGTGCTGTTTTTGACCGCCGAATTTATTCATATGATCACGGCTTCTTTTTTGATCACGATCCTTTTCCTGGGGGGCTGGCACTTGCCCTGGATCACCGGATCGGGTGACGAGATTGGTTGGGGCGTTGCGATCTTGCGAATTTTGGTTCTGATGGGCAAGACGTTTCTGCTGATCTTCTTTTTTATGCTGGTTCGTTGGTCGTGGCCCCGTTTTCGCTTTGATCAACTGATGACATTGGCTTGGAAGGTCATGTTACCGCTTGGGGTGGTGAACTTGGTCGCAGTTGCGATTCTCAGCGAGCTGAGTCATCCCAATCAGTTCGGTGAGCAATTGAACTGGTTTTATTGTTCGGCCGTGGGATGGCTTGTCGCTTTATCAGCTTGGGCGATTGTGGCGGCCATCGGACCTTTGGTAACGGACAACCGACCTCAAACGTATTTCCAATCGTACGATGCCGACAAACGATGAACACAAACAGTCTTGAGAAAAGCCGATGAAAGCTGAGGATAAAGACATACGTTGGGTTGACGAACCGAAATTGGGGCTGGCGGGCCGCATGTACTTGCCGCTTATCTTTGGTGGTTTGTCGACGACGTCAAAACATCTCGTGAGCCCCAAAGTGACCGTCAGTTACCCGGAGGAAGAGCCCGAAATCGGGGACCCGCTGATCTATCGCGGAGTACACCGATTGAACCGCGACGAACAGGGACGCGTGAAGTGTGTGGCTTGCTTTCTTTGCGCAACAGCCTGTCCTGCCCACTGCATTGACATCGTCGGCACGGAAAGTCCGTGGCCCGATCGAGAGAAATACCCTCAAAGTTTTTCGATCGATGAGTTGCGTTGCATTTACTGCGGCATGTGTGAAGAAGCTTGTCCCGTCGACGCCGTGGAATTGACGAGCCTCTACAACCTGACTGGACGCAGTCGTGAGGAAATGGTGTTCGACAAAGAAAAGTTGCTCAGCGTCTACGACGAGACAAAAGATCAGGAGCCGATGAAATCCGCCCAGTACGGAGGCACGGTATGAATTCGGTGCTTGCCCTATCCGCGAGCTTAGCGGGAAACGCGACCCTCTCGAAGCTGCAAATGATTTTGTTGCTCGGGGTGGTGCTGCTGATCTGCTCGCTGTGGATGTTGCTCCCGAACGGGCGATCGATGGGGCGCGGTCGTCGGGGACTGGCTGTATCGCTGGGGTTAGCCGGACTAACGGTCATCTGGTGGCGGATACCAAGAATGCAGTTTGAAGCACAAGCCGAGTTTTGTGCTCTTGCCACAGTCACGATTGGCTCGGCGGTGGCGACCATCACTTCACGAAGTCCCGTCTACAGCGCAATCTGGTTTGCAGCTTCACTGCTCGGGACATCCGGGCTGTTTTTATTTCAAGGCGCCCAGTTTGTCGGCGTAGCCACGGTTGCGGTTTACGCCGGTGCCATTGTGGTGACCTTTTTGTTCGTGCTCATGTTGGCACAGCCGGAAGGGCATGCTTTTTTCGATCGCATCAGCTGGGGAAGTGTGCCCCGACTGGTGGCCGCAACGACGTCCGTTTGCTTCGCGGTTTTAATCGCGGCTTCGCTGTTCGATATTCAGGAATCAGAAATTACCGCTCAAACTTCCTTGCGTGATGTGATCGGCAATCGAATTTCACAAACCGATGGTTGTCACCTGCGGGGATTGACCATTTTGGATCAAGCGAACACTCGAAATTTGACGCTGCGGGTTGCGGCCCCTTTGGAAATGCGAGAGTCGATCCTTGCCCAGCGTTCTGAATTCATTGAGTTGTCCGAGCAAACGGTTATTGGGGAACAGCCAACTGAGGTGAAGATAGAGTTTGTTGATGTATTGGCTCAACGCCACGTCGCAAACCTGGGTGGCCAGTTGTTCAGTCGACATCTCATTGCGATTCAGGTTGCGGCTACGCTGTTGCTGGTGGCTCTGGTCGGTGCCATCGCGATTGCGAGTCGAGACCAAACTGAAGTACCGACAGAAGGAACTTCTGCATGACGGAATTTGCTCTGCTGCAAAACTACTTGCTGGTTGGTGGAATTCTATTTGCTCTCGGGCTCACAGGCTTCCTCACACGCCGCAATCTGATCGTGATCTTTCTCAGTGTCGAAATGATGTTGCAAGGTGTGTCACTCAGCCTCATCGCTTTTGGCCGTTTTCACGGTGATTGGGGCGGGCAAATGCTCGTGATTTTCATTATCGCGGTCGCAGCCTGCGAGGCCGGGGTCGCACTGGCGCTGGTCCTTGCCCTCTGCCGAACTGCCGGGAACCTGGACGTTACGGCTTGGCAGCGGGTTCGAGAGGACGGCACCGAGTCGTTTGTCGATCGCGAAGTTCCCGAAGATGCGTTTGAGCAAGAATCGTGGCCTGTGTTGACTCCGGCAGGCGTGCGCCCCGAAAAGGATCCTCAGCAGGAACCCTACCGCAGCCATGTATGATCTCCGCATTCTGTTGATTCTTATCCCTGCGTGTCCGTTGTTGGCGGCGATCCTGATCGCTGTTCTCGGACCAAGAGTGTTGCGCGAAAAAAGTCATCTTCCGGTGATTTTTGCACTGTTGATTTCATTCGTCTGCAGCTTGGCCGTCGTGATGGAAATCCACCACCGTGCGGGCCTAGTGAGCGAAACCGGTGTGGCTGCCCATGTGGGAGTTGCGGAGGTTCAGTCGCTTTGGACCTGGGCCCAGGTCGACGATGCTTATCGCATGCCGGCGGGAGAATCCGTGCCCTTTTCGATTGATGTGTCGCTACGTGCGGATGGTCTCACCGCTTTAATGTTGCCGACCGTGACCTTCATCGCGATGCTCGTCGCGATTTATGGTGCCGGCTACATGCATGGCGAC
This genomic window contains:
- the nuoK gene encoding NADH-quinone oxidoreductase subunit NuoK; the protein is MTEFALLQNYLLVGGILFALGLTGFLTRRNLIVIFLSVEMMLQGVSLSLIAFGRFHGDWGGQMLVIFIIAVAACEAGVALALVLALCRTAGNLDVTAWQRVREDGTESFVDREVPEDAFEQESWPVLTPAGVRPEKDPQQEPYRSHV
- a CDS encoding NADH-quinone oxidoreductase subunit J; translation: MNSVLALSASLAGNATLSKLQMILLLGVVLLICSLWMLLPNGRSMGRGRRGLAVSLGLAGLTVIWWRIPRMQFEAQAEFCALATVTIGSAVATITSRSPVYSAIWFAASLLGTSGLFLFQGAQFVGVATVAVYAGAIVVTFLFVLMLAQPEGHAFFDRISWGSVPRLVAATTSVCFAVLIAASLFDIQESEITAQTSLRDVIGNRISQTDGCHLRGLTILDQANTRNLTLRVAAPLEMRESILAQRSEFIELSEQTVIGEQPTEVKIEFVDVLAQRHVANLGGQLFSRHLIAIQVAATLLLVALVGAIAIASRDQTEVPTEGTSA
- a CDS encoding 2Fe-2S iron-sulfur cluster-binding protein, which produces MAKVYINGEELEIGAEERLNGIQAAERMGVEVPHYCWHPGLSVVASCRMCLVETGRLDAESGEISMMPKLVPACQTPATDGAVFVTDSDKVTAAREMVEEDLLIRHPIDCPICDKAGECHLQDYHFQHGRPERRADIKPFTSRRRPMGDTVTLFVDRCVMCSRCVRFTREISGTKELMIVDRGAHEEIDVFPGFPLDNKLSGNVVDLCPVGALGDRDFLYSQRVWFMKPHDSVCGGCSTGCSIHVEENQDQVYRLKPRENPHINQWWMCDDGRYGFKHVHSENRVTQPRRKTTAGYVDVQWSDLPEELDKVLRDAGRLAAVVSPHLTVEEAYLLCSYLKQLDPEVLLAVGPIPRVGEDESFPNGFTIRAEKCPNRRGVEAIVSRMAGGLVSFESLADKLNEQSPDVLWVAGAYPAAWIDETMADRLTENRLTIVQDLFETALWSRAHYQLPAVAFAERQGSYVNACDRLQSFDWAIRPPAGAMSEGQLFWRLLGRTGLFNARKVMEEIAREIAFFAPAAEPVPAVGVDLKVTQLADAENLGASA
- a CDS encoding NADH-quinone oxidoreductase subunit I, with the translated sequence MKAEDKDIRWVDEPKLGLAGRMYLPLIFGGLSTTSKHLVSPKVTVSYPEEEPEIGDPLIYRGVHRLNRDEQGRVKCVACFLCATACPAHCIDIVGTESPWPDREKYPQSFSIDELRCIYCGMCEEACPVDAVELTSLYNLTGRSREEMVFDKEKLLSVYDETKDQEPMKSAQYGGTV
- the nuoH gene encoding NADH-quinone oxidoreductase subunit NuoH codes for the protein MLGNPLIMTIIKTFVVLGGIMTAAAYFVLLERRVAAWVQDRRGPNRVGIPLTKIRLFGLGQPLADGLKMILKEEYSPAQVDRRLFILAPIIIMTAALAVYAVIPFGSVLPPIPALGIDQPIQLVVAPQLDVAIIYVFALSSIAVYGVVLGGWASNSKYSFLGGLRSSAQMIAYELPLGLAILAVVLSSSSLRLDEIIRAQTDGVWFALAQPLGFVVFVVAAFAEAGRLPFDLPEAEQELVGGYHTEYSGMKLVLFLTAEFIHMITASFLITILFLGGWHLPWITGSGDEIGWGVAILRILVLMGKTFLLIFFFMLVRWSWPRFRFDQLMTLAWKVMLPLGVVNLVAVAILSELSHPNQFGEQLNWFYCSAVGWLVALSAWAIVAAIGPLVTDNRPQTYFQSYDADKR